The Limnochordia bacterium nucleotide sequence GTACTCAAAGCTGCCCACAGGGCAAAAGACGCCGGGGCCGAGGCCCTATCCATCACCGGCAAGTTCTCCCATCGCAACCCTACCCATGAGAGCTCCATCCATACCATTTTGGCCAAAGAAGGACCCGATTTTAGTCACATTACTCTAGGCCATCGTCTTTCGGGACGGGCGAATTTCCCCCGACGGATGGCTACAGCGTATCTAAACTCCAGCGTGGCTAAGCAGCAACTTCGTTTTGTAGAAATCATTGAAAGACTCCTTGCCGCAAACGAAAGGATCCAGAATGTATTGGTCCTCAAGGCGGACGGCGGAACGATGCCTCTGCGGGATTCTTCGACCCGGCCGGTGGAAACGATTCTTTCGGGACCTGCAGCAAGCATCATGGCCGCCCGTGCCCTCTCAAGATACCAAGACAACAACATCGTTGTTGTAGATATAGGCGGTACCACCACCGATATTGCCGTAATCGTAGCTGGTGAACCCTTATTCGAACGCAATGGGGCGCAAATCGCAGGCTACAGTACGCTAGTACCAGCTCTTTTTAGTCGTTCCGTTGGACTTGGCGGTGACAGCACGATACATACTACATATAAGCAATCAGGTACCGGTGAACGGTCCATCGGGTTTGAGCTTGGACCAACACGGGCAGGTGCTGCGGCCGCTCTAGGCGGTGTAGGCCCAACCCCCACTGATGCAGCTGTGGCTTTAGGTCTAGCCCAAATAGGCGATAGCAGCTTGGCCATAGAAGCCCTCAACAGGTTTGCCAAGACTTTGGAACTTACCTGGAGGCAAGTCGCCGAAGGCATTATGGAGGCCTTTGCTGAGCAGCTTTCCACTACTATTCGTAGAATCTACCGTGATCTCGAAAACGTTCCGGTCTATACTGTCTCGGAGATCTTAGCGCCACCGGACATCCGGCCTCGAGCGGTGGTGGGGCTTGGGGCTCCGGCTCCGGTTTTCATCCCCCTTGCTGCGGAGAAACTCACCCTTCCCTGGGAGGTCCTTCCCTTTCATGAGGGGTCAAACGCCATTGGTGCCGCGGCGGCACGTCCCACAGTAGCTATCACCCTACATGCGGACACGGAATTGGGAATGCTTACGATCCCGGAAATGGGGTATCGAACGAAGATCGAACATGCTATGCTCTTTGATCAACAACGAGCCCGCCAGGAGGCGCTGGTCCAAGGGACACAATATGCAAAGGATCTAGGTTTGGCCCATTTCGAAGATGTACATATCGTGGAAGAAGAGAGTTTCAACGTCGTCCGGGGGTTTCATACCGTCGGCCGCATTCACACGATTAGAGCACAGGTTAGACCTAAGGTGACCCAAGTTAAGTGGGACAAATCATCTACTACAGAGCATGAGTCCAGGAGGTAGATAGATGTGCAGACAGCAGAACATAAGGTAGGACTCATATTCTTCCCTGCCTTTGATTGGTGTGTTAGTCCTGATCACCCCGAACGGGAAGAAAGACTATTATACACCCGAGATCAAATTGTAGAAGAAGGCTTACTTGATATTGATGGCATTGAGGAGTACCGACCCTTTGTGGCAGACAAACAGCACATTGTGCGATCCCATATTTGTGTGCCGAACGTATCCCAAAGAATTACCGAATCCCATCAGATCGCTGTGGGCGGTACGATGTTAGCGGCGGATCTGGTTCTAGATCAGAAAGTACAACGTTCCTTTGCCCTCCTCCGTCCACCAGGGCATCATGCGATGCGAATTGTCCATGGTTCCCGGGGCTTTTGC carries:
- a CDS encoding hydantoinase/oxoprolinase family protein, encoding MRQSLAKGRCTDVDIIGVDVGGTNTDATLISNGQVVGMAKTPTNHEDLLESTTEVLRKIMDYCVGSEPIQLHLSTTLSTNAIVEGKGEPTAVLAVPGPGINLETLELGFPIYRLKGYIDHRGREVAPLNRAEVLKAAHRAKDAGAEALSITGKFSHRNPTHESSIHTILAKEGPDFSHITLGHRLSGRANFPRRMATAYLNSSVAKQQLRFVEIIERLLAANERIQNVLVLKADGGTMPLRDSSTRPVETILSGPAASIMAARALSRYQDNNIVVVDIGGTTTDIAVIVAGEPLFERNGAQIAGYSTLVPALFSRSVGLGGDSTIHTTYKQSGTGERSIGFELGPTRAGAAAALGGVGPTPTDAAVALGLAQIGDSSLAIEALNRFAKTLELTWRQVAEGIMEAFAEQLSTTIRRIYRDLENVPVYTVSEILAPPDIRPRAVVGLGAPAPVFIPLAAEKLTLPWEVLPFHEGSNAIGAAAARPTVAITLHADTELGMLTIPEMGYRTKIEHAMLFDQQRARQEALVQGTQYAKDLGLAHFEDVHIVEEESFNVVRGFHTVGRIHTIRAQVRPKVTQVKWDKSSTTEHESRR